A window of the Falco biarmicus isolate bFalBia1 chromosome 10, bFalBia1.pri, whole genome shotgun sequence genome harbors these coding sequences:
- the EIF6 gene encoding eukaryotic translation initiation factor 6, translating into MAVRASFENNNELGCFAKLTNAYCLVAIGGSENFYSVFEGELFGTIPVVHASIAGCRIIGRMCVGNRHGLLVPSSTTDQELQHIRNSLPDSVRIQRVEERLSALGNVTTCNDYVALVHPDLDRETEEILADVLKVEVFRQTVADQVLVGSYCVFSNQGGIVHPKTSIDDQDELSSLLQVPLVAGTVNRGSEVIAAGMVVNDWCAFCGLDTTSTELSVIESIFRLNEAQPSTIATNMRDSLIDSLT; encoded by the exons ATGGCTGTCCGCGCCAGCTTCGAGAACAACAACGAGCTGGGCTGCTTCGCCAAGCTCACCAACGCCTACTGCTTGGTGGCCATCGGCGGCTCCGAGAACTTCTACAG CGTCTTCGAGGGGGAGCTCTTCGGGACCATCCCGGTGGTGCACGCCTCCATCGCCGGCTGCCGCATCATCGGCAGGATGTGTGTGG GAAACAGGCACGGACTGTTGGTGCCAAGCAGTACGACAGACCAAGAGCTTCAACATATCCGCAATAGTCTTCCAGATTCTGTGCGAATTCAGCGAGTAGAAGAGCGGCTCTCAGCGCTGGGCAATGTCACTACCTGCAATGATTATGTAGCTCTTGTACATCCAGATCTTGACAGG GAGACAGAAGAGATTTTGGCAGACGTACTGAAGGTTGAAGTTTTCAGACAAACAGTGGCAGATCAGGTGCTAGTAGGAAGTTACTGTGTTTTTAGTAACCAAGGAGGAATTGTGCACCCTAAAACCTCAATTGACGATCAGGATGAACTGTCTTCATTGCTCCAGGTCCCACTTGTG GCTGGAACAGTGAACCGTGGCAGCGAGGTCATTGCAGCAGGAATGGTTGTAAATGACTGGTGTGCCTTCTGCGGGCTGGACACAACCAGCACTGAGCTCTCTGTCATCGAGAGTATCTTCAGGTTGAATGAAGCTCAGCCAAGTACCATTGCTACCAACATGAGAGATTCCTTGATTGACAG cTTGACATGA